The Canis lupus familiaris isolate Mischka breed German Shepherd chromosome 27, alternate assembly UU_Cfam_GSD_1.0, whole genome shotgun sequence genome window below encodes:
- the KRT80 gene encoding keratin, type II cytoskeletal 80 isoform X1 yields the protein MACRSCVVGFSSLSSCEVTPAGGPRPGTSGWGSCGTPGPGFSSRSLTGCEAAGTIPKVTVNSSLLVPLDLKVDPAIQQQKNQEKEEMKVLNDKFASLIGKVQALEQRNQLLETRWRFLQGQDSGTFDLGHHYEEYQGRLQEELRKVSQERGQLEANLLQVLEKVEEFRIRYEEEISRRTDMEFTFVQLKKDLDAECLRRTELETKLKGLQSFVELMRSIYEQELKDLAAQVKDVSVTVGVDSRCPVDLSGIVEEVKVQYDAIAARSLEEAEAHSRRQLEERAACAAGFGSSLQTSRSEIADLNVRIQKLRSQILSIKSHCLKLEESIKVAEEQGELAFQDAKHKLAQLEAALHQAKQDMARQLREYQELMNTKLALDIEIATYRKLVEGEECRMDLPSAAVVSVVQSRSRPAASKPGLAARAPSRKKKNKKGPVIRITEMSEKFLSQESEVSE from the exons ATGGCCTGCCGCTCCTGCGTCGTTGGCTTCAGCAGCCTCAGCAGCTGTGAGGTGACCCCTGCGGGCGGCCCCCGGCCTGGGACCTCGGGATGGGGCAGCTGCGGGACCCCCGGGCCAGGCTTCAGCTCCCGCAGCCTCACAGGCTGCGAGGCGGCCGGCACCATCCCCAAGGTAACCGTGAACTCCAGCCTGCTGGTGCCCCTGGACCTCAAAGTGGACCCAGCCATCCAGCAGCAGAAGAaccaggagaaggaggagatgaAGGTCCTCAATGATAAATTTGCCTCCCTGATTGGCAAG GTGCAAGCCCTGGAGCAGCGCAACCAGCTGCTAGAGACCCGCTGGCGCTTCCTGCAAGGCCAGGACTCGGGCACCTTCGACCTCGGGCACCACTATGAGGAGTACCAGGGCCGGCTGCAGGAGGAGCTGCGTAAAGTGAGCCAGGAGCGGGGACAGCTGGAGGCCAACCTGCTGCAGGTGCTCGAGAAGGTCGAGGAGTTTCGGATCAG GTATGAGGAGGAGATCTCCAGGCGCACAGACATGGAGTTCACCTTCGTGCAGCTGAAGAAG GACCTGGATGCCGAGTGCCTTCGTCGGACCGAGCTGGAGACCAAGCTCAAAGGCTTGCAGAGCTTCGTGGAGCTGATGAGAAGCATCTACGAGCAG GAGCTGAAGGACCTGGCAGCCCAAGTGAAGGACGTGTCGGTGACCGTGGGCGTGGACAGCCGCTGCCCCGTGGACCTGAGCGGCATCGTGGAGGAGGTGAAGGTGCAGTACGACGCCATCGCGGCCCGCAGCCTGGAGGAAGCCGAGGCCCACTCCCGGAGACAG cTGGAGGAGCGGGCCGCCTGCGCAGCTGGGTTTGGGAGCAGCCTCCAGACCAGCCGCAGTGAGATCGCAGACCTCAACGTGCGCATCCAGAAGCTTCGATCCCAGATCCTCTCCATCAAGAGCCAC TGCCTGAAGCTGGAGGAGAGCATCAAGGTGGCCGAGGAGCAGGGCGAGCTGGCCTTCCAGGACGCCAAGCACAAGCTGGCCCAGCTGGAGGCCGCCCTGCACCAGGCCAAGCAGGACATGGCCCGGCAGCTGCGCGAGTACCAGGAGCTCATGAACACCAAGCTGGCCCTGGACATCGAGATCGCCACCTACCGCAAGCTGGTGGAGGGCGAGGAGTGCAG GATGGACCTGCCTTCGGCCGCCGTGGTCAGCGTGGTGCAGTCCAGATCCAGACCCG CGGCCTCCAAGCCCGGCCTTGCGGCGAGGGCTCCCTCCcggaaaaagaagaacaaaaaaggcCCCGTGATCAGAATCACTGAAATGTCTGAGAAGTTCCTGTCGCAGGAGTCCGAGGTCTCAGAGTAA
- the KRT80 gene encoding keratin, type II cytoskeletal 80 isoform X2, which translates to MACRSCVVGFSSLSSCEVTPAGGPRPGTSGWGSCGTPGPGFSSRSLTGCEAAGTIPKVTVNSSLLVPLDLKVDPAIQQQKNQEKEEMKVLNDKFASLIGKVQALEQRNQLLETRWRFLQGQDSGTFDLGHHYEEYQGRLQEELRKVSQERGQLEANLLQVLEKVEEFRIRYEEEISRRTDMEFTFVQLKKDLDAECLRRTELETKLKGLQSFVELMRSIYEQELKDLAAQVKDVSVTVGVDSRCPVDLSGIVEEVKVQYDAIAARSLEEAEAHSRRQLEERAACAAGFGSSLQTSRSEIADLNVRIQKLRSQILSIKSHCLKLEESIKVAEEQGELAFQDAKHKLAQLEAALHQAKQDMARQLREYQELMNTKLALDIEIATYRKLVEGEECRMDLPSAAVVSVVQSRSRPAPSLAPPYVPCSGLQARPCGEGSLPEKEEQKRPRDQNH; encoded by the exons ATGGCCTGCCGCTCCTGCGTCGTTGGCTTCAGCAGCCTCAGCAGCTGTGAGGTGACCCCTGCGGGCGGCCCCCGGCCTGGGACCTCGGGATGGGGCAGCTGCGGGACCCCCGGGCCAGGCTTCAGCTCCCGCAGCCTCACAGGCTGCGAGGCGGCCGGCACCATCCCCAAGGTAACCGTGAACTCCAGCCTGCTGGTGCCCCTGGACCTCAAAGTGGACCCAGCCATCCAGCAGCAGAAGAaccaggagaaggaggagatgaAGGTCCTCAATGATAAATTTGCCTCCCTGATTGGCAAG GTGCAAGCCCTGGAGCAGCGCAACCAGCTGCTAGAGACCCGCTGGCGCTTCCTGCAAGGCCAGGACTCGGGCACCTTCGACCTCGGGCACCACTATGAGGAGTACCAGGGCCGGCTGCAGGAGGAGCTGCGTAAAGTGAGCCAGGAGCGGGGACAGCTGGAGGCCAACCTGCTGCAGGTGCTCGAGAAGGTCGAGGAGTTTCGGATCAG GTATGAGGAGGAGATCTCCAGGCGCACAGACATGGAGTTCACCTTCGTGCAGCTGAAGAAG GACCTGGATGCCGAGTGCCTTCGTCGGACCGAGCTGGAGACCAAGCTCAAAGGCTTGCAGAGCTTCGTGGAGCTGATGAGAAGCATCTACGAGCAG GAGCTGAAGGACCTGGCAGCCCAAGTGAAGGACGTGTCGGTGACCGTGGGCGTGGACAGCCGCTGCCCCGTGGACCTGAGCGGCATCGTGGAGGAGGTGAAGGTGCAGTACGACGCCATCGCGGCCCGCAGCCTGGAGGAAGCCGAGGCCCACTCCCGGAGACAG cTGGAGGAGCGGGCCGCCTGCGCAGCTGGGTTTGGGAGCAGCCTCCAGACCAGCCGCAGTGAGATCGCAGACCTCAACGTGCGCATCCAGAAGCTTCGATCCCAGATCCTCTCCATCAAGAGCCAC TGCCTGAAGCTGGAGGAGAGCATCAAGGTGGCCGAGGAGCAGGGCGAGCTGGCCTTCCAGGACGCCAAGCACAAGCTGGCCCAGCTGGAGGCCGCCCTGCACCAGGCCAAGCAGGACATGGCCCGGCAGCTGCGCGAGTACCAGGAGCTCATGAACACCAAGCTGGCCCTGGACATCGAGATCGCCACCTACCGCAAGCTGGTGGAGGGCGAGGAGTGCAG GATGGACCTGCCTTCGGCCGCCGTGGTCAGCGTGGTGCAGTCCAGATCCAGACCCG ccccttccctggccccCCCTTATGTTCCCTGTAGCGGCCTCCAAGCCCGGCCTTGCGGCGAGGGCTCCCTCCcggaaaaagaagaacaaaaaaggcCCCGTGATCAGAATCACTGA